The Chitinophaga parva genome has a window encoding:
- the nusB gene encoding transcription antitermination factor NusB, with translation MISRRNIRVKVMQTLYALDTMEQSSIKPGTATSLLNDKLEQTRQIFSYLLYSIIRVAQYAETDAQARSNKHLPSQADLNVNTKIAGNEFLYQILQDNGFQINLEQWKLKYLPDNELLRKLYNELVATDTYQTYIADETRARSSEKHILEFIYSSILAKSEAFLQHMEDNFTSWDDDADMMHLLIGNYFNKPQLFNFLQLISKEKLDYARELLLTVIDKKEYCLELIKPKLQNWDSERIATVDMLLMEMGVCEFLYFPTIPIKVTINEYIDLAKAYSTPQSGQFINGILDNVLKELENQNLIQKTDRKK, from the coding sequence ATGATTAGTAGAAGAAACATCCGGGTGAAAGTGATGCAAACGCTTTATGCCCTGGACACGATGGAGCAAAGTAGTATTAAGCCGGGTACCGCCACCAGCTTGCTGAACGATAAGCTGGAACAAACCCGACAGATCTTTTCCTACCTGCTCTATTCTATTATCCGCGTGGCACAATACGCGGAAACCGATGCGCAGGCCCGCTCCAACAAGCACCTGCCCAGCCAGGCCGACCTGAATGTAAACACCAAGATCGCCGGCAACGAGTTCCTCTACCAGATCCTGCAAGACAATGGCTTCCAGATCAACCTGGAGCAATGGAAACTGAAATACCTGCCAGACAATGAATTGCTGCGCAAGCTCTATAACGAGCTGGTAGCCACCGATACTTACCAGACTTACATTGCCGATGAAACCCGTGCCCGCAGCAGCGAAAAGCACATCCTGGAATTCATCTACAGCAGCATCCTCGCCAAGAGTGAAGCTTTCCTCCAGCACATGGAAGACAACTTTACCAGCTGGGATGATGATGCGGACATGATGCACCTGCTCATTGGCAACTACTTTAACAAGCCGCAGCTGTTCAACTTCCTGCAGCTGATCAGCAAGGAAAAGCTGGACTACGCAAGAGAACTGCTGCTCACCGTGATCGATAAAAAGGAATACTGCCTGGAGCTGATCAAGCCCAAGCTGCAGAACTGGGACTCTGAACGTATCGCCACCGTGGACATGCTGCTGATGGAAATGGGCGTATGCGAGTTCCTCTACTTCCCTACTATTCCTATCAAGGTGACCATCAACGAATACATTGACCTGGCCAAGGCTTACAGCACACCGCAAAGCGGCCAGTTCATCAACGGTATCCTGGATAATGTGCTGAAAGAACTGGAGAACCAAAACCTTATCCAGAAAACAGATCGCAAAAAATAG
- a CDS encoding DUF4382 domain-containing protein codes for MKKISLLLILPAILIFAACKKDNKSGTAAVTMRLTDAPAAYDHVFIDIQRVEVTMEGSSTTTITPVHPGVYDLLSLKNGLDTLLAQTTLPAATIGQIRLVLGSNNSLVVNGTSYPLNTPSAQESGLKLNFHQSLSADSAYTIWIDFDAAKSIVQTGNGGYKLKPVIRAYSAITNGQIKGYVLPLAAGAIVYAAAGTDTLSAIPNTTDGFFRISGLATGTYKVWITPAMGTGLQPYTNANVSVSYGIQTDLGTITLLP; via the coding sequence ATGAAAAAGATCTCCCTACTCCTGATCCTGCCGGCCATTTTGATCTTCGCTGCCTGTAAGAAGGACAACAAAAGTGGCACCGCGGCTGTAACCATGCGCCTTACAGACGCACCGGCGGCTTATGACCATGTTTTTATTGACATCCAACGGGTGGAAGTGACCATGGAAGGAAGTAGCACCACTACGATAACCCCGGTGCACCCCGGTGTCTATGACCTGCTGAGCCTGAAAAACGGGCTGGATACCCTGCTGGCGCAAACTACGCTGCCGGCAGCTACCATCGGCCAGATCCGCCTGGTATTGGGATCTAACAACTCCCTTGTGGTCAATGGCACCAGCTACCCGCTCAATACACCGTCTGCCCAGGAAAGTGGCCTGAAGCTGAACTTTCATCAAAGCCTGAGCGCTGACAGTGCCTACACCATCTGGATCGACTTTGACGCTGCCAAATCCATCGTGCAGACAGGCAATGGCGGTTACAAATTAAAACCGGTGATCAGGGCTTACAGCGCCATCACCAACGGGCAGATCAAAGGCTATGTACTGCCACTGGCCGCAGGTGCCATTGTATACGCAGCCGCGGGTACCGATACCCTGTCTGCAATACCTAATACCACAGACGGCTTCTTTAGAATAAGCGGCCTTGCTACCGGTACTTACAAGGTATGGATCACACCGGCAATGGGAACCGGCCTGCAACCTTACACTAACGCGAATGTATCCGTTAGCTACGGTATCCAGACAGACCTTGGTACTATCACCCTCCTCCCGTAA
- the coaE gene encoding dephospho-CoA kinase (Dephospho-CoA kinase (CoaE) performs the final step in coenzyme A biosynthesis.): MLKIGITGGIGSGKSTVAAMFAVLGIPVYQSDTEARRLMNTDPELIAGIRAHFGDAAYLADGQLDRKYLGNLVFNNPERLALLNELTHPATIRDSEAWAARQTTPYVIKEAAILFESGSNHYLDAVIGVSAPKSLRIQRVMERDHVTREEVLARMRRQIDEDIKMRLSDHVIVNDEQQLVIPQVLALHEKLLEQAQA; encoded by the coding sequence ATGTTAAAGATTGGAATCACCGGCGGTATAGGCTCAGGCAAGAGCACCGTAGCGGCCATGTTTGCCGTGCTGGGCATTCCCGTGTACCAGTCCGACACGGAAGCCCGCCGGCTCATGAACACAGACCCTGAGCTGATAGCGGGCATCCGTGCGCACTTTGGAGATGCTGCTTACCTGGCAGACGGGCAGCTGGACCGCAAGTACCTGGGCAACCTGGTGTTCAATAATCCCGAGCGCCTGGCCCTTCTCAACGAACTGACACACCCGGCCACCATCCGCGACTCTGAGGCATGGGCCGCCCGCCAAACCACTCCTTACGTGATCAAGGAAGCCGCCATCCTCTTTGAGTCCGGCTCTAACCACTATCTCGATGCCGTGATCGGCGTATCGGCCCCTAAGTCCCTGCGCATACAACGGGTCATGGAGCGCGACCATGTGACCCGTGAAGAGGTGCTGGCCCGCATGCGCCGCCAGATCGATGAAGACATTAAAATGCGCCTGTCGGACCACGTGATCGTCAATGATGAGCAGCAGCTCGTGATCCCCCAGGTGCTGGCCCTGCATGAAAAACTGCTGGAACAGGCACAGGCCTAG
- the yajC gene encoding preprotein translocase subunit YajC: MNILLQAGGLGSMQPILLIGGMFLVMYFFMIRPQQKKAKDQKNFIDNLKEGDKLVTIAGIHGKLKKINDNGTLQIEVSPASYLTIERSAVSMEYTVAMNKPAEEKK, from the coding sequence ATGAACATTTTACTTCAAGCTGGTGGATTGGGAAGCATGCAGCCCATACTGCTGATCGGCGGTATGTTTCTGGTGATGTACTTCTTTATGATCCGCCCGCAGCAGAAAAAAGCAAAGGATCAGAAAAACTTCATCGATAACCTGAAAGAAGGTGATAAACTTGTAACCATTGCCGGCATTCATGGCAAGCTGAAAAAGATCAATGACAACGGTACCCTGCAGATCGAAGTAAGCCCTGCCAGCTACCTCACCATTGAGCGTTCTGCAGTAAGCATGGAATACACCGTGGCGATGAACAAGCCTGCCGAAGAAAAGAAATAA
- a CDS encoding DUF1573 domain-containing protein — MKRISLFLLGAGLLLGACHQGQPASEKQAATATDSSQHGFPVITFDQETHDFGTVHEGEVVTYDFTFTNTGDAPLLITDAQASCGCTVPEWPREPIKPGQKGALKVSFNSAGKDGAQDKSISIKANTKDAFVPGPHILCNVIKGNGTTY, encoded by the coding sequence ATGAAACGCATCTCCCTTTTTTTGCTCGGCGCAGGCTTGCTGCTGGGCGCCTGCCACCAGGGCCAGCCTGCTTCGGAAAAACAGGCCGCCACGGCTACAGATTCCAGCCAGCACGGGTTCCCGGTGATCACCTTTGACCAGGAAACCCACGATTTTGGCACTGTGCATGAGGGAGAAGTAGTAACCTACGATTTTACATTCACCAATACCGGCGACGCGCCCCTGCTCATCACAGATGCACAAGCCAGTTGCGGCTGCACCGTACCGGAATGGCCCAGGGAGCCCATCAAACCCGGACAGAAAGGCGCCCTGAAGGTATCTTTCAACAGTGCCGGCAAAGACGGGGCCCAGGACAAGTCCATCTCCATCAAGGCCAATACAAAAGATGCCTTTGTGCCCGGACCACACATCCTGTGCAACGTGATAAAAGGCAACGGTACCACGTATTAA
- a CDS encoding FecR family protein encodes MLSKELYQRFLQGQCSAAEEAEVLAYFRQHPEAWKEQLQHDDFQQFRPDARLHPAHSANMFKAIRTRIVQQDGVHRMRVRIFTAAAALLAGVAGIAFLWKFEAQRQHAPAPLVAMAATVMDTLRNNSNHSQRYVLEDGSSIVLYRYSQISYRKGFETNARNIYLKGGGRFSVAKDQRRPFTVYTSTLATTALGTVFTVQENAPRQIHIKLISGKIVVKSTGGVAFAPMYLEPGETLAWNEGMHLPEKRHETVLPPMPGSEERLVADGQTLAFNHVPLQKVLQVLGEQYDADIQYDAHHLKKVYVTATFSRQDSLVNILQTIATLNNASVQGDNGRHYQLKK; translated from the coding sequence ATGCTATCAAAAGAGCTTTACCAGCGTTTTTTACAGGGCCAGTGCAGCGCCGCCGAAGAAGCGGAAGTGCTGGCATATTTCCGGCAGCACCCGGAAGCCTGGAAAGAACAGCTGCAGCATGATGATTTTCAACAATTCCGGCCCGATGCCCGCCTGCACCCGGCCCATTCAGCCAATATGTTCAAAGCCATCCGCACCCGCATTGTACAGCAGGATGGCGTGCACCGCATGCGGGTGCGCATCTTCACCGCCGCAGCCGCGCTGCTGGCCGGCGTGGCAGGCATTGCCTTCCTTTGGAAATTTGAAGCACAACGCCAGCATGCACCGGCCCCGCTGGTGGCCATGGCTGCCACGGTAATGGATACCCTGCGCAATAACAGCAACCACTCCCAACGCTATGTGCTGGAAGATGGCAGCAGCATTGTGCTGTACCGCTACAGCCAGATCTCCTACCGGAAAGGATTTGAGACCAATGCCCGTAATATCTATTTAAAAGGGGGCGGTCGCTTCTCCGTGGCTAAAGACCAGCGGCGGCCATTTACCGTATACACGTCCACGTTAGCCACCACAGCCCTGGGCACTGTATTCACCGTACAGGAAAATGCACCGAGGCAAATACACATAAAACTCATCAGCGGCAAGATCGTGGTGAAGAGCACCGGTGGCGTGGCCTTTGCCCCCATGTACCTGGAACCGGGTGAAACCCTGGCCTGGAACGAGGGCATGCATCTGCCCGAAAAGCGCCATGAGACGGTGCTGCCGCCCATGCCAGGCAGCGAGGAACGCCTGGTGGCCGATGGGCAAACCCTGGCATTCAACCATGTGCCTTTGCAGAAAGTACTGCAGGTACTGGGTGAACAGTATGATGCAGACATACAATATGATGCACACCATTTGAAAAAAGTATACGTCACCGCAACGTTCAGCCGGCAGGATTCATTGGTCAATATCCTGCAAACTATTGCTACGCTGAATAATGCCAGCGTGCAGGGCGACAACGGGCGCCATTACCAGTTAAAGAAGTAG
- the secDF gene encoding protein translocase subunit SecDF encodes MQLKGLVRVFTVALILISVYQLSFTFVVRNYDKKVNEQAQNDVSKNFPSAAVKYPGDAQQQAFYQDTLNDQVKLRKQAILDSVGNAKIASFPWNVNYTTAKERELNLGLDLQGGMHVVLDVSVEDVIRSLSGRSKDGAFNQALKQANEMKKTSQSDYVTLFGQAYEQINPSGKLATIFANAYSKDIDYNSSNAKVLDVLRREARAAIQNTYLVLQKRIDKFGVSQPNVSLDENKGIISVELAGVDNRERVRKYLTGIANLEFREVYKGGVENYQNILVPVNEAIRAALMGKSADTSAARADSTATAAATPAAKDTTGGNGSLSQYLSDSSKASDKNAAKTKDAQLEELRRQNPLFAIMQPFFTQDNQPAPAPALGRILPKDTATLRAYLEIPAVRNVLPRDFVLAYGPENKEDKHAALEVYGLKVNPSNPAPRVSGEHIINARQDIRDGKVEVNMSMDNIGSKEWRKMTNDVSQGYNKDNPYSMNYVAVVLDNVVYSAPSVREEIAGGNSSIAGSFTAEEGTDLANILESGKMPAPAVIVQESVVGPSLGAESIHAGATSFLISFAVIFVLMLVYYNTAGIVANIALILNLLFTFGILASLGATLTMPGIAGLVLTVGMAVDTNVIIFERIKDELSLGKTYQQAVIDGYKRSYAPVLDGHITSLLTACILFYFGLGPVLGFATTQIIGLLLSLFCGIMVSRLVTDFWTNKKRHFEYFTPISRKIFKHANFDFVGKRKYAYVISAIVMVLGVASFFHGFRAGVDFSGGRSYTVRFEKDVPQGEVTAHLKDVFGAEPVVKTFGANNQLAITTGYKVEETGAAADKEVSTKLFEGLKPYLANGTTYEQFMSKNLLGSETVSATISTALRGGAIKATIFSLVVIFLYILLRFSKWQYSLGTIFSLLHDVLVTLAVFSFLKDVVPFPLELDQHFIAAILTVIGFSMNDTVIVFDRIRENFRSTKNGDRNTLINKAINSTLSRTIMTSLTVFLTILILFVFGGEVTRGFAFAMLIGVITGTYSSIFVAAPVLVDFDHKNELANESDVLEALEPKATAAASKKI; translated from the coding sequence ATGCAACTTAAAGGACTTGTAAGAGTTTTTACCGTCGCACTGATCCTTATCTCTGTGTATCAATTGTCCTTCACGTTTGTGGTTCGCAATTATGACAAGAAGGTAAATGAACAGGCACAGAACGATGTGTCCAAAAACTTCCCTTCCGCTGCCGTAAAATATCCCGGCGATGCGCAACAGCAGGCATTCTACCAGGATACACTCAACGACCAGGTAAAGCTCCGTAAACAAGCCATCCTCGATTCCGTTGGCAATGCCAAGATTGCCAGCTTCCCGTGGAACGTGAATTACACCACTGCAAAAGAAAGAGAACTGAACCTCGGCCTGGACCTGCAGGGTGGTATGCACGTAGTACTGGATGTGAGTGTGGAAGATGTGATCCGTTCCCTGTCTGGCCGCTCCAAGGACGGCGCTTTCAACCAGGCGCTGAAACAGGCCAACGAAATGAAGAAAACTTCACAGTCTGACTATGTGACCCTGTTCGGGCAGGCTTACGAGCAGATCAACCCCTCCGGCAAACTGGCAACCATCTTTGCCAATGCATATTCCAAAGACATTGATTACAATTCCTCCAACGCCAAAGTGCTGGATGTATTGCGCCGCGAAGCCCGCGCCGCTATCCAGAACACGTACCTGGTGCTGCAGAAACGTATCGACAAGTTCGGCGTATCCCAGCCCAATGTGAGCCTGGACGAAAATAAAGGCATTATCTCCGTGGAACTGGCAGGCGTGGACAACCGCGAGCGCGTACGCAAGTACCTGACCGGTATCGCCAACCTGGAATTCCGCGAAGTATATAAAGGTGGTGTTGAAAACTACCAGAATATCCTGGTGCCGGTGAATGAAGCCATCCGTGCCGCCCTGATGGGTAAAAGCGCAGATACTTCCGCCGCCAGGGCCGACAGCACTGCCACTGCAGCTGCTACCCCTGCCGCAAAGGATACCACCGGTGGCAATGGCAGCCTGTCCCAATACCTGTCTGACAGCAGCAAGGCCTCCGATAAGAACGCCGCCAAGACCAAAGATGCCCAGCTGGAAGAACTGCGCCGCCAGAACCCGCTGTTTGCCATCATGCAGCCTTTCTTCACCCAGGACAACCAGCCGGCTCCCGCTCCCGCACTGGGCCGCATCCTGCCCAAGGATACCGCCACCCTGCGCGCTTACCTGGAGATCCCCGCTGTACGCAACGTACTGCCCCGCGACTTTGTACTGGCTTACGGTCCGGAGAACAAAGAAGACAAGCACGCCGCCCTGGAAGTATACGGCCTGAAAGTGAATCCCTCCAACCCCGCACCCCGTGTGAGCGGTGAGCACATCATAAATGCCCGCCAGGACATCCGCGATGGTAAAGTGGAAGTGAACATGTCCATGGATAACATCGGTTCCAAGGAGTGGCGCAAGATGACCAACGACGTGTCACAGGGTTATAACAAAGACAATCCCTACAGCATGAACTACGTTGCTGTGGTACTGGATAACGTAGTATATTCCGCACCTTCCGTACGCGAAGAAATTGCCGGTGGTAACTCTTCCATTGCCGGTAGCTTTACCGCAGAAGAAGGTACTGACCTGGCAAACATCCTGGAATCCGGCAAAATGCCGGCTCCCGCGGTGATCGTACAGGAAAGCGTGGTAGGCCCCAGCCTCGGTGCTGAGTCCATCCACGCCGGCGCTACTTCCTTCCTCATTTCTTTTGCAGTGATCTTCGTGCTGATGCTGGTGTATTACAATACCGCCGGTATCGTAGCTAACATCGCGCTGATCCTCAACCTGCTCTTCACTTTCGGTATCCTGGCTTCCCTGGGCGCCACGCTCACCATGCCCGGTATTGCGGGCCTGGTACTCACCGTGGGTATGGCCGTGGATACAAACGTAATTATCTTTGAACGTATCAAGGATGAACTGAGCCTGGGTAAAACCTACCAGCAGGCGGTGATAGACGGTTACAAACGTTCCTATGCACCGGTACTGGATGGTCACATCACCTCCCTGCTCACCGCCTGCATCCTGTTCTACTTTGGCCTGGGCCCCGTACTGGGCTTTGCCACCACGCAGATCATCGGCCTGTTGCTGTCCCTGTTCTGCGGTATCATGGTATCCCGCCTGGTAACCGACTTCTGGACCAATAAGAAACGCCACTTCGAATACTTTACACCCATTTCCCGCAAGATCTTTAAGCACGCTAACTTCGACTTCGTAGGCAAGCGTAAATATGCTTACGTCATCTCTGCTATCGTAATGGTGCTGGGTGTTGCTTCCTTCTTCCATGGCTTCCGCGCCGGTGTTGACTTCTCCGGTGGCCGTAGCTACACGGTACGTTTTGAAAAGGACGTGCCCCAGGGCGAGGTGACCGCCCACCTGAAAGATGTATTCGGTGCAGAACCGGTGGTGAAGACCTTCGGTGCTAACAACCAGCTGGCCATCACTACGGGTTATAAAGTAGAAGAAACCGGCGCCGCCGCAGATAAAGAAGTATCCACCAAGCTGTTTGAAGGCCTGAAGCCTTACCTGGCCAATGGTACTACTTACGAGCAGTTCATGAGCAAAAACCTGCTGGGTTCTGAGACCGTATCCGCCACTATCTCTACCGCCCTGCGCGGTGGTGCTATCAAGGCCACGATCTTCTCCCTGGTAGTGATCTTCCTGTACATCCTGCTGCGCTTCAGTAAATGGCAATACTCACTGGGTACCATTTTCTCCCTGCTGCACGACGTACTGGTAACCCTGGCGGTGTTCTCCTTCCTGAAAGATGTAGTACCCTTCCCGCTGGAACTGGATCAGCACTTCATTGCGGCTATCCTTACCGTGATCGGCTTCTCCATGAACGATACGGTGATCGTATTTGACCGTATCCGTGAGAACTTCCGCAGCACCAAGAACGGCGATAGGAATACCCTCATCAACAAGGCGATCAACAGTACCCTGAGCCGCACCATCATGACGTCGCTCACGGTGTTCCTGACCATCCTGATCCTGTTTGTATTCGGTGGTGAAGTAACCCGCGGTTTTGCATTCGCCATGCTGATCGGTGTGATCACCGGTACTTACTCTTCCATTTTCGTAGCAGCCCCCGTGCTGGTGGACTTTGACCACAAGAATGAGCTGGCAAATGAAAGTGATGTACTGGAAGCGCTGGAGCCGAAAGCGACCGCTGCCGCTTCCAAGAAAATATAA
- a CDS encoding RNA polymerase sigma factor: MDIIGLKLGYEGIFEEVYHAFHERLYAYFLKHTRSPELSAELVQQVFIRLWQHRARLSETHTLSEQLFRIAKTTFIDMLRKEKYQRQLMDAYAQTLDTPASTPGHHADIEKQLHREMDKMPPVRKKVFWLSRVEGLSHKEISEQLSIAPKTVEAHISKALKQLRKALVSALV; the protein is encoded by the coding sequence ATGGACATTATTGGATTGAAGTTGGGCTATGAAGGGATTTTTGAGGAGGTGTACCATGCCTTTCACGAAAGGCTGTACGCATATTTCCTCAAGCATACCCGTTCGCCCGAACTTTCCGCTGAGCTGGTGCAGCAGGTCTTTATCCGCCTGTGGCAGCACCGGGCCCGCCTGTCCGAAACGCATACCCTGTCCGAGCAGCTGTTCCGCATTGCAAAGACCACCTTCATTGACATGCTGCGCAAGGAAAAATACCAGCGACAGCTAATGGATGCCTATGCCCAAACCCTGGATACCCCTGCCTCCACACCGGGCCACCATGCGGATATAGAAAAACAACTACACCGGGAAATGGATAAAATGCCCCCCGTGCGCAAAAAAGTTTTCTGGCTCAGCCGCGTGGAAGGCCTCTCCCACAAAGAGATCTCCGAACAGCTTTCCATTGCCCCCAAAACCGTAGAAGCCCACATCAGCAAGGCTTTGAAGCAACTGCGCAAAGCCCTGGTGTCAGCACTGGTTTAA